A genomic segment from Malus domestica chromosome 05, GDT2T_hap1 encodes:
- the LOC139196106 gene encoding secreted RxLR effector protein 161-like — protein sequence MKYVETLLERFGLKGCKPVSTPLIENEKLKKDDGSEPTDASLYKSIVGSLLYLIATRLDLMFSASLLYRFMWNPSKLHMGTTKRVLRYVQGTLDYGIKHEMGKSIILIGFCDSDWGGNKDDNKSTSCYAFTFGSGGFSWASVKQQNVALFTAETEYISASEATTQAIWLRFILKDFGELQIEATPLLCDNTSAIAMTKNLVFHQRIKHIKRRYHFIRKALQDNTIKLICCSTKD from the coding sequence ATGAAGTATGTTGAAACCTTGCTTGAAAGGTTTGGTTTGAAGGGTTGCAAACCGGTCTCTACACCTCTAATTGAAAATGAGAAGCTTAAGAAGGATGATGGAAGTGAACCTACGGATGCTAGTCTCTACAAAAGCATTGTTGGCAGTCTATTGTACCTAATTGCAACAAGGCTGGATCTAATGTTCTCAGCAAGCCTACTCTATAGGTTTATGTGGAATCCTAGCAAGTTACACATGGGGACAACAAAGAGAGTTCTAAGATATGTGCAAGGAACACTTGATTATGGCATCAAGCATGAAATGGGGAAGTCCATTATCCTAATTGGATTTTGTGATAGTGACTGGGGTGGCAATAAAGATGATAACAAAAGCACATCATGCTATGCTTTCACTTTTGGTTCAGGAGGTTTTTCATGGGCCTCTGTGAAGCAACAAAATGTTGCGCTGTTCACGGCCGAAACAGAGTACATAAGTGCATCAGAAGCAACGACTCAAGCTATTTGGCTAAGGTTTATACTCAAAGACTTTGGTGAATTACAGATTGAAGCCACACCGCTTCTGTGTGACAACACCTCTGCAATTGCCATGACCAAAAACCTAGTATTTCATCAGAGAATAAAGCACATCAAAAGAAGATATCATTTCATCAGAAAGGCATTGCAGGACAACACAATCAAGCTAATCTGTTGCAGCACAAAAGATTAG